The following proteins are encoded in a genomic region of Oreochromis aureus strain Israel breed Guangdong linkage group 8, ZZ_aureus, whole genome shotgun sequence:
- the brsk1a gene encoding serine/threonine-protein kinase BRSK2 isoform X4, giving the protein MSKELSLSQSAQYVGPYRLEKTLGKGQTGLVKLGVHCITGQKVAIKIVNREKLSESVLMKVEREIAILKLIEHPHVLKLHDVYENNKYLYLVLEHVSGGELFDYLVKKGRLTPKEARKFFRQIISALDFCHSHSICHRDLKPENLLLDEKNNIRIADFGMASLQVGDSLLETSCGSPHYACPEVIRGEKYDGRRADVWSCGVILFALLVGALPFDHDNLRQLLEKVKSGVFHMPHFIPPDCQSLLKGMIEVNPEKRLTLEAIQKHSWYLGGRNEPCPEQPPPRRVCVRRILSLTELDPDVLDSMHSLGCFRDRVKLTRDLQCEEENQEKMIYYLLLDRKERYPSYEDEDLPPRNDVADPPRKRVDSPMLTRHGRCRPERKSLEVLSVTEQGSPTPPRRALDTAAHSQRSRSVSGASTGLSSSPLSSPRVTPQGSPLPTPLGTPVHHPHHPSSTPPSSSSSSSSSRAEGGGGVGSLSLTPPSSPGGGSGMAASSSAHWRTRLNSFKNNLLGSPRFHRRKLQVPTSEDMSSLTPESSPELAKKSWFGNFIGLEKEEQIFVVIRDKPLSSVKADIVHAFLSIPSLSHSVLSQTSFRAEYKSSGGPSVFQKPVKFQVDIAFSEGERERDRERNEREGRRETGIYSVTFTLISGPSRRFRRVVETIQAQLLSSHDHPLVSALSDPFPDEKNSRPHGTPTRQNSRRSEGGGDRCEWGDRADGGGIGGSGGVLQRRGSAKERTRLLSSNGTQSQP; this is encoded by the exons ATGAGTAAGGAACTGTCTCTAAGTCAGTCAGCTCAATATGTTGGGCCCTATCGACTGGAAAAGACTCTGGGGAAGGGACAGACAG GACTGGTCAAACTGGGGGTCCACTGTATTACGGGTCAGAAGGTAGCcatcaaaatagtcaacagagAGAAGCTGTCTGAGTCAGTCCTGATGAAG GTTGAAAGGGAGATTGCCATTCTGAAACTGATTGAGCATCCGCATGTATTGAAGCTGCATGATGTTTACGAGAATAACAAATATCT GTACCTGGTGTTAGAGCATGTGTCAGGAGGAGAGCTTTTTGACTACCTGGTGAAGAAGGGCCGGCTAACTCCGAAAGAGGCCAGGAAGTTCTTCAGGCAGATCATCTCTGCTTTGGATTTCTGCCACAGTCATTCCATCTG TCACAGAGACCTGAAGCCTGAGAACTTGCTCCTGGATGAAAAGAACAACATTCGTATCGCTGACTTCGGCATGGCCTCCCTACAGGTGGGAGACAGTCTGTTAGAAACCAGCTGTGG atcaCCACATTACGCTTGCCCTGAGGTTATACGG GGGGAGAAGTATGATGGGCGGAGAGCAGATGTGTGGAGCTGTGGGGTCATCCTGTTTGCCCTACTGGTG GGGGCCCTTCCTTTTGACCACGACAATTTACGCCAGCTCCTGGAAAAGGTAAAGAGCGGGGTGTTCCACATGCCTCACTTCATCCCCCCGGACTGTCAGTCCCTGCTGAAGGGAATGATTGAGGTCAACCCTGAAAAGAGGCTCACG CTAGAGGCCATCCAGAAACATTCCTGGTATCT GGGTGGTCGTAACGAGCCGTGTCCTGAGCAGCCTCCTCCAAGGCGAGTTTGTGTGAGGCGAATCTTGTCCCTGACTGAGCTGGACCCAGATGTGCTGGACAGCATGCACTCGCTCGGTTGTTTCCGAGACAGAGTCAAGCTCACACGTGACTTGCAGTGTGAGGA AGAAAACCAGGAGAAAATGATCTATTACCTTCTGCTAGACAGGAAAGAGCGGTACCCCAGCTATGAGGATGAGGACTTACCTCCGCGCAATGATGTAG CAGACCCTCCTCGAAAGCGCGTCGACTCCCCTATGCTGACGCGCCACGGCCGTTGCCGTCCCGAAAGGAAGAGCCTGGAGGTCCTGAGTGTCACCGAACAAGGGTCTCCTACGCCACCTCGCAGGGCCCTGGACACAGCTGCACACAGCCAGAG GTCTCGCTCAGTCAGTGGCGCATCAACCGGTCTCTCCTCCAGCCCTCTCAGTAGTCCCAGG GTCACTCCCCAGGGCTCTCCGTTGCCCACACCCTTGGGCACCCCTGTTCACCACCCTCACCACCCCTCCTCCACCCcgccctcctcttcctcgtcctcatcctcctcacgggcggagggagggggaggggtgGGCTCACTGTCGCTGACCCCACCCTCCAGTCCAGGAGGGGGAAGCGGCATGGCAGCCAGCAGCTCTGCCCATTGGAGGACTCGCCTCAATTCTTTCAAGAACAACCTCCTGGGCTCACCAAGATTCCATCGGCGTAAATTGCAAG TTCCTACATCAGAGGATATGTCCAGCCTAACGCCAGAATCCAGCCCTGA GCTAGCTAAGAAATCGTGGTTTGGGAATTTCATCGGCTTGGAGAAAGAGGAGCAGATCTTCGTGGTGATCAGAGACAAACCGCTGAGTTCTGTCAAAGCTGACATTGTCCACGCCTTCCTGTCT ATCCCATCCCTCAGTCACAGCGTCCTCTCACAGACCAGCTTCCGAGCCGAATACAAATCCTCCGGCGGTCCCTCCGTCTTCCAGAAGCCCGTCAAGTTCCAGGTGGACATTGCCTTTTCCGAGGGCGAGAGGGAGCGGGACAGGGAGAGAAACGAGAGGGAGGGCAGGAGGGAGACAGGAATTTACAGCGTGACATTCACCCTCATATCAG GTCCGAGTCGCAGGTTCAGACGGGTGGTGGAAACGATTCAAGCGCAGCTTCTCAGCTCCCATGATCACCCATTGGTGTCAGCCCTATCTG ATCCCTTCCCAGATGAGAAGAACAGTCGGCCCCACGGGACCCCCACCCGCCAAAACTCGAGGCGCTCCGAGGGTGGGGGCGACAGGTGTGAGTGGGGTGACCGAGCAGATGGCGGAGGCATAGGAGGCAGCGGGGGAGTTCTGCAGCGCAGAGGCTCAGCCAAAGAGAGAACCCGACTGCTGTCCTCCAACGGAACCCAATCCCAACCGTAA